One segment of Drosophila ananassae strain 14024-0371.13 chromosome 3R, ASM1763931v2, whole genome shotgun sequence DNA contains the following:
- the LOC6497833 gene encoding protein turtle isoform X5, whose amino-acid sequence MGVSADLGSHQWWRALSQHSRQPQAQPGRNHRQLLASGRPSRTDTITGSEPQPAPLASACPGKTTSGKRRRSSRCSFNPLCSYKPEHSSRSVQALYLVATLFLALVATDVQAHNIPDDAVHITAILGEGVIFNCHVEFPNDHPVPYVLQWDKKVSETGSDLPIYIWYESYPEHIEEGYKGRVSRVSQDSPFGSASLNLTNIRESDQGWYECKVVFLNRDPKQHKNGTWFHLDVHAPPRFSVTPEDIIYVNLGDSIILNCQADGTPTPEILWYKDANPVDPSPTVGIFNDGTELRISTIRHEDIGEYTCIARNGEGQVSHTARVIIAGGAVIMDKGKPDKHTRTKSKSNTVTERLTIRVPPTNQTKPEGEKVIFSCEAKAMPGNVTVRWFREGSPVREVAALETRVTIRKDGSLIINPIKPDDSGQYLCEVSNGIGDPQSASAYLSVEYPAKVTFTPTVQYLPFRLAGVVQCYIKSSPQLQYVTWMKDKRLLEPYQMKDIVVMANGSLLFTTVNEEHQGQYSCTPYNAQGTAGASGIMDVLVRKPPAFTVEPETLYQRKVGDSVEMHCDATEAEGTDRPTIKWQRQEGEQLSDSQRNRIKISGGNITIENLRREDFGYYQCVVSNEVATLMAVTQLVIEGTQPHAPYNITGKATESSITLQWLPGYSGGSEYKQDYTIWFREAGVNDWQTISVTPSGSTQVTINGLASGTTYEFQVVGRNVLGDGLMSKVMNVRTLEDAPAAPRNVKAATQPPDSFFQLMPDEAGPKPGPPRNVSVTEVSNGFLITWQSPLERAHIVKFYTIKYRTDAQWKTLNRGQIRPEETQYLVKNLVGGRTYYFRVLANSEKSYESSDEVKFPVPARVKHKAITAGVVGGILFFIVAIILSVCAVKICNKRKRRKQEKEFNMVACRITDARNIAANNHHLNNRSTGSVSSGQVPLKNNIEHYRDYESVFIVPGPSCHNQNRTNKPEYQV is encoded by the exons ATGGGCGTGAGCGCTGACCTTGGGTCTCATCAATGGTGGCGGGCATTGAGCCAGCACAGCCGACAACCGCAGGCGCAGCCAGGAAGGAACCATCGCCAGCTCCTTGCTAGCGGGCGGCCTTCTAGGACTGACACAATTACTGGCTCAGAGCCGCAACCTGCTCCGCTCGCCAGTGCTTGCCCAGGAAAAACGACAAGCGGAAAGCGACGAAGGAGTTCCAGGTGCAGTTTCAATCCCCTATGCAGCTATAAGCCAGAACACAGCTCCAGATCAGTGCAAGCACTCTACCTTGTGGCCACCTTGTTTCTGGCACTTGTCGCAACAGATGTACAAGCGCACAACATTCCAG ACGATGCCGTTCACATCACGGCTATTCTCGGCGAGGGCGTCATCTTCAACTGCCACGTGGAGTTCCCCAACGACCACCCCGTGCCGTATGTCCTGCAATGGGACAAGAAGGTGAGCGAAACG GGCTCGGATCTGCCAATCTACATTTGGTATGAGAGCTATCCAGAGCACATCGAGGAGGGCTACAAGGGACGCGTGTCCCGCGTCTCACAGGACTCGCCGTTCGGCTCCGCCTCGCTTAACCTGACCAATATTCGAGAGTCGGACCAGGGCTGGTACGAGTGCAAGGTCGTCTTCCTCAACCGGGACCCCAAGCAGCACAAGAACGGTACATGGTTCCACCTAGACGTACATGCACCGCCTCGCTTTAGCGTTACACCAGAGGACATAATTTACGTAAACTTAG GTGATTCAATTATACTAAATTGCCAGGCAGATGGCACTCCCACGCCGGAAATACTCTGGTACAAGGATGCCAATCCCGTCGATCCCTCGCCGACAGTCGGCATATTCAACGACGGCACCGAGCTGCGGATCTCCACCATTCGGCACGAGGACATCGGAGAGTACACTTGCATTGCACGCAATGGTGAGGGACAAGTCTCCCATACGGCCCGTGTTATAATCGCGGGTGGCGCTGTAATCATG GACAAAGGGAAACCCGACAAACACACTCGCACTAAGTCTAAGTCGAATACCGTCACCGAGAGGCTGACCATAAGA GTGCCACCGACCAATCAAACGAAGCCCGAGGGCGAAAAGGTGATATTCTCCTGCGAGGCTAAGGCCATGCCCGGCAACGTCACTGTTCGGTGGTTCCGCGAGGGATCGCCCGTCCGGGAGGTGGCCGCTCTGGAGACGCGCGTCACAATCCGCAAGGACGGATCGCTCATTATCAATCCCATTAAGCCGGACGACTCGGGCCAGTACCTATGTGAGGTGTCCAACGGGATCGGCGATCCGCAGAGTGCCTCTGCTTACCTCAGCGTCGAAT ACCCCGCCAAGGTAACCTTCACGCCCACAGTGCAGTACCTGCCGTTTAGACTGGCCGGCGTCGTCCAGTGCTACATAAAGTCTAGCCCTCAGCTGCAGTACGTCACCTGGATGAAGGACAAGCGCCTACTGGAGCCCTACCAGATGAAGGACATCGTGGTGATGGCCAACGGATCGCTTCTGTTCACAACCGTGAACGAGGAGCACCAGGGCCAGTACTCGTGCACTCCGTACAACGCACAGGGCACGGCAGGCGCCTCCGGCATCATGGACGTGCTCGTGCGGAAGCCCCCGGCCTTCACCGTGGAGCCAGAGACGCTGTATCAGCGCAAGGTGGGCGACAGCGTGGAGATGCACTGCGACGCCACGGAGGCAGAGGGCACTGACCGACCCACCATCAAGTGGCAGCGGCAGGAGGGCGAGCAACTCTCGGACTCGCAGCGCAACCGCATCAAGATCTCTGGCGGCAACATCACCATCGAAAACCTGCGGCGCGAGGACTTCGGCTACTACCAGTGCGTGGTGTCCAACGAAGTCGCCACCCTGATGGCCGTCACCCAGCTGGTGATCGAAGGCACCCAGCCCCACGCCCCCTACAACATCACCGGCAAGGCCACCGAGTCCTCAATCACGCTCCAGTGGCTGCCGGGGTACAGCGGCGGGTCCGAGTACAAGCAGGACTACACCATTTGGTTTCGGGAGGCTGGCGTGAACGACTGGCAGACCATTTCGGTGACGCCCTCGGGGAGCACGCAGGTCACCATTAACGGGCTGGCCTCGGGCACCACCTACGAGTTTCAGGTGGTGGGCCGCAACGTCCTGGGCGACGGACTGATGAGCAAGGTGATGAACGTGCGCACACTGG AAGACGCTCCGGCAGCGCCACGTAATGTCAAGGCTGCAACACAACCGCCCGACTCCTTTTTTCAGCTAATGCCAGACGAAGCTG gtccCAAGCCCGGCCCTCCCAGGAATGTGTCGGTGACGGAGGTCTCAAACGGATTCCTCATAACGTGGCAGTCGCCGCTGGAGCGGGCGCACATCGTCAAGTTCTACACCATCAAGTACCGGACAGACGCCCAGTGGAAGACCCTCAACCGGGGTCAGATCCGGCCGGAGGAGACGCAATATCTGGTGAAGAACCTGGTCGGCGGACGCACATACTACTTCCGGGTGCTGGCCAACTCAGAGAAGTCCTACGAGTCCAGCGACGAGGTGAAGTTCCCTGTGCCGGCACGAGTCAAGCACAAGGCGATAACCGCCGGCGTCGTTGGGGGCATcctgttttttattgttgcgATCATTTTATCGGTTTGTGCCgtaaaaatttgcaataaacGTAAACGACGAAAACAGGAAAAAG AGTTCAACATGGTAGCTTGCAGGATAACGGATGCTCGTAACATTGCCGCCAATAATCATCACTTGAACAATCGCAGTACGGGCTCAGTTTCCTCTGGTCAAGTGCCTTTAAAAAA CAATATTGAACATTACCGTGATTATGAAAGCGTTTTTATAGTTCCAGGTCCATCCTGTCATAATCAAAATC GTACAAACAAACCCGAATATCAAGTCTAA
- the LOC6497833 gene encoding protein turtle isoform X6 produces the protein MGVSADLGSHQWWRALSQHSRQPQAQPGRNHRQLLASGRPSRTDTITGSEPQPAPLASACPGKTTSGKRRRSSRCSFNPLCSYKPEHSSRSVQALYLVATLFLALVATDVQAHNIPDDAVHITAILGEGVIFNCHVEFPNDHPVPYVLQWDKKVSETGSDLPIYIWYESYPEHIEEGYKGRVSRVSQDSPFGSASLNLTNIRESDQGWYECKVVFLNRDPKQHKNGTWFHLDVHAPPRFSVTPEDIIYVNLGDSIILNCQADGTPTPEILWYKDANPVDPSPTVGIFNDGTELRISTIRHEDIGEYTCIARNGEGQVSHTARVIIAGGAVIMVPPTNQTKPEGEKVIFSCEAKAMPGNVTVRWFREGSPVREVAALETRVTIRKDGSLIINPIKPDDSGQYLCEVSNGIGDPQSASAYLSVEYPAKVTFTPTVQYLPFRLAGVVQCYIKSSPQLQYVTWMKDKRLLEPYQMKDIVVMANGSLLFTTVNEEHQGQYSCTPYNAQGTAGASGIMDVLVRKPPAFTVEPETLYQRKVGDSVEMHCDATEAEGTDRPTIKWQRQEGEQLSDSQRNRIKISGGNITIENLRREDFGYYQCVVSNEVATLMAVTQLVIEGTQPHAPYNITGKATESSITLQWLPGYSGGSEYKQDYTIWFREAGVNDWQTISVTPSGSTQVTINGLASGTTYEFQVVGRNVLGDGLMSKVMNVRTLEDAPAAPRNVKAATQPPDSFFQLMPDEAGPKPGPPRNVSVTEVSNGFLITWQSPLERAHIVKFYTIKYRTDAQWKTLNRGQIRPEETQYLVKNLVGGRTYYFRVLANSEKSYESSDEVKFPVPARVKHKAITAGVVGGILFFIVAIILSVCAVKICNKRKRRKQEKEFNMVACRITDARNIAANNHHLNNRSTGSVSSGQVPLKNNIEHYRDYESVFIVPGPSCHNQNRTNKPEYQV, from the exons ATGGGCGTGAGCGCTGACCTTGGGTCTCATCAATGGTGGCGGGCATTGAGCCAGCACAGCCGACAACCGCAGGCGCAGCCAGGAAGGAACCATCGCCAGCTCCTTGCTAGCGGGCGGCCTTCTAGGACTGACACAATTACTGGCTCAGAGCCGCAACCTGCTCCGCTCGCCAGTGCTTGCCCAGGAAAAACGACAAGCGGAAAGCGACGAAGGAGTTCCAGGTGCAGTTTCAATCCCCTATGCAGCTATAAGCCAGAACACAGCTCCAGATCAGTGCAAGCACTCTACCTTGTGGCCACCTTGTTTCTGGCACTTGTCGCAACAGATGTACAAGCGCACAACATTCCAG ACGATGCCGTTCACATCACGGCTATTCTCGGCGAGGGCGTCATCTTCAACTGCCACGTGGAGTTCCCCAACGACCACCCCGTGCCGTATGTCCTGCAATGGGACAAGAAGGTGAGCGAAACG GGCTCGGATCTGCCAATCTACATTTGGTATGAGAGCTATCCAGAGCACATCGAGGAGGGCTACAAGGGACGCGTGTCCCGCGTCTCACAGGACTCGCCGTTCGGCTCCGCCTCGCTTAACCTGACCAATATTCGAGAGTCGGACCAGGGCTGGTACGAGTGCAAGGTCGTCTTCCTCAACCGGGACCCCAAGCAGCACAAGAACGGTACATGGTTCCACCTAGACGTACATGCACCGCCTCGCTTTAGCGTTACACCAGAGGACATAATTTACGTAAACTTAG GTGATTCAATTATACTAAATTGCCAGGCAGATGGCACTCCCACGCCGGAAATACTCTGGTACAAGGATGCCAATCCCGTCGATCCCTCGCCGACAGTCGGCATATTCAACGACGGCACCGAGCTGCGGATCTCCACCATTCGGCACGAGGACATCGGAGAGTACACTTGCATTGCACGCAATGGTGAGGGACAAGTCTCCCATACGGCCCGTGTTATAATCGCGGGTGGCGCTGTAATCATG GTGCCACCGACCAATCAAACGAAGCCCGAGGGCGAAAAGGTGATATTCTCCTGCGAGGCTAAGGCCATGCCCGGCAACGTCACTGTTCGGTGGTTCCGCGAGGGATCGCCCGTCCGGGAGGTGGCCGCTCTGGAGACGCGCGTCACAATCCGCAAGGACGGATCGCTCATTATCAATCCCATTAAGCCGGACGACTCGGGCCAGTACCTATGTGAGGTGTCCAACGGGATCGGCGATCCGCAGAGTGCCTCTGCTTACCTCAGCGTCGAAT ACCCCGCCAAGGTAACCTTCACGCCCACAGTGCAGTACCTGCCGTTTAGACTGGCCGGCGTCGTCCAGTGCTACATAAAGTCTAGCCCTCAGCTGCAGTACGTCACCTGGATGAAGGACAAGCGCCTACTGGAGCCCTACCAGATGAAGGACATCGTGGTGATGGCCAACGGATCGCTTCTGTTCACAACCGTGAACGAGGAGCACCAGGGCCAGTACTCGTGCACTCCGTACAACGCACAGGGCACGGCAGGCGCCTCCGGCATCATGGACGTGCTCGTGCGGAAGCCCCCGGCCTTCACCGTGGAGCCAGAGACGCTGTATCAGCGCAAGGTGGGCGACAGCGTGGAGATGCACTGCGACGCCACGGAGGCAGAGGGCACTGACCGACCCACCATCAAGTGGCAGCGGCAGGAGGGCGAGCAACTCTCGGACTCGCAGCGCAACCGCATCAAGATCTCTGGCGGCAACATCACCATCGAAAACCTGCGGCGCGAGGACTTCGGCTACTACCAGTGCGTGGTGTCCAACGAAGTCGCCACCCTGATGGCCGTCACCCAGCTGGTGATCGAAGGCACCCAGCCCCACGCCCCCTACAACATCACCGGCAAGGCCACCGAGTCCTCAATCACGCTCCAGTGGCTGCCGGGGTACAGCGGCGGGTCCGAGTACAAGCAGGACTACACCATTTGGTTTCGGGAGGCTGGCGTGAACGACTGGCAGACCATTTCGGTGACGCCCTCGGGGAGCACGCAGGTCACCATTAACGGGCTGGCCTCGGGCACCACCTACGAGTTTCAGGTGGTGGGCCGCAACGTCCTGGGCGACGGACTGATGAGCAAGGTGATGAACGTGCGCACACTGG AAGACGCTCCGGCAGCGCCACGTAATGTCAAGGCTGCAACACAACCGCCCGACTCCTTTTTTCAGCTAATGCCAGACGAAGCTG gtccCAAGCCCGGCCCTCCCAGGAATGTGTCGGTGACGGAGGTCTCAAACGGATTCCTCATAACGTGGCAGTCGCCGCTGGAGCGGGCGCACATCGTCAAGTTCTACACCATCAAGTACCGGACAGACGCCCAGTGGAAGACCCTCAACCGGGGTCAGATCCGGCCGGAGGAGACGCAATATCTGGTGAAGAACCTGGTCGGCGGACGCACATACTACTTCCGGGTGCTGGCCAACTCAGAGAAGTCCTACGAGTCCAGCGACGAGGTGAAGTTCCCTGTGCCGGCACGAGTCAAGCACAAGGCGATAACCGCCGGCGTCGTTGGGGGCATcctgttttttattgttgcgATCATTTTATCGGTTTGTGCCgtaaaaatttgcaataaacGTAAACGACGAAAACAGGAAAAAG AGTTCAACATGGTAGCTTGCAGGATAACGGATGCTCGTAACATTGCCGCCAATAATCATCACTTGAACAATCGCAGTACGGGCTCAGTTTCCTCTGGTCAAGTGCCTTTAAAAAA CAATATTGAACATTACCGTGATTATGAAAGCGTTTTTATAGTTCCAGGTCCATCCTGTCATAATCAAAATC GTACAAACAAACCCGAATATCAAGTCTAA
- the LOC6497833 gene encoding protein turtle isoform X7, producing the protein MGVSADLGSHQWWRALSQHSRQPQAQPGRNHRQLLASGRPSRTDTITGSEPQPAPLASACPGKTTSGKRRRSSRCSFNPLCSYKPEHSSRSVQALYLVATLFLALVATDVQAHNIPDDAVHITAILGEGVIFNCHVEFPNDHPVPYVLQWDKKVSETGSDLPIYIWYESYPEHIEEGYKGRVSRVSQDSPFGSASLNLTNIRESDQGWYECKVVFLNRDPKQHKNGTWFHLDVHAPPRFSVTPEDIIYVNLGDSIILNCQADGTPTPEILWYKDANPVDPSPTVGIFNDGTELRISTIRHEDIGEYTCIARNGEGQVSHTARVIIAGGAVIMDKGKPDKHTRTKSKSNTVTERLTIRVPPTNQTKPEGEKVIFSCEAKAMPGNVTVRWFREGSPVREVAALETRVTIRKDGSLIINPIKPDDSGQYLCEVSNGIGDPQSASAYLSVEYPAKVTFTPTVQYLPFRLAGVVQCYIKSSPQLQYVTWMKDKRLLEPYQMKDIVVMANGSLLFTTVNEEHQGQYSCTPYNAQGTAGASGIMDVLVRKPPAFTVEPETLYQRKVGDSVEMHCDATEAEGTDRPTIKWQRQEGEQLSDSQRNRIKISGGNITIENLRREDFGYYQCVVSNEVATLMAVTQLVIEGTQPHAPYNITGKATESSITLQWLPGYSGGSEYKQDYTIWFREAGVNDWQTISVTPSGSTQVTINGLASGTTYEFQVVGRNVLGDGLMSKVMNVRTLEDAPAAPRNVKAATQPPDSFFQLMPDEAGPKPGPPRNVSVTEVSNGFLITWQSPLERAHIVKFYTIKYRTDAQWKTLNRGQIRPEETQYLVKNLVGGRTYYFRVLANSEKSYESSDEVKFPVPARVKHKAITAGVVGGILFFIVAIILSVCAVKICNKRKRRKQEKEFNMVACRITDARNIAANNHHLNNRSTGSVSSGQVPLKNSRSILS; encoded by the exons ATGGGCGTGAGCGCTGACCTTGGGTCTCATCAATGGTGGCGGGCATTGAGCCAGCACAGCCGACAACCGCAGGCGCAGCCAGGAAGGAACCATCGCCAGCTCCTTGCTAGCGGGCGGCCTTCTAGGACTGACACAATTACTGGCTCAGAGCCGCAACCTGCTCCGCTCGCCAGTGCTTGCCCAGGAAAAACGACAAGCGGAAAGCGACGAAGGAGTTCCAGGTGCAGTTTCAATCCCCTATGCAGCTATAAGCCAGAACACAGCTCCAGATCAGTGCAAGCACTCTACCTTGTGGCCACCTTGTTTCTGGCACTTGTCGCAACAGATGTACAAGCGCACAACATTCCAG ACGATGCCGTTCACATCACGGCTATTCTCGGCGAGGGCGTCATCTTCAACTGCCACGTGGAGTTCCCCAACGACCACCCCGTGCCGTATGTCCTGCAATGGGACAAGAAGGTGAGCGAAACG GGCTCGGATCTGCCAATCTACATTTGGTATGAGAGCTATCCAGAGCACATCGAGGAGGGCTACAAGGGACGCGTGTCCCGCGTCTCACAGGACTCGCCGTTCGGCTCCGCCTCGCTTAACCTGACCAATATTCGAGAGTCGGACCAGGGCTGGTACGAGTGCAAGGTCGTCTTCCTCAACCGGGACCCCAAGCAGCACAAGAACGGTACATGGTTCCACCTAGACGTACATGCACCGCCTCGCTTTAGCGTTACACCAGAGGACATAATTTACGTAAACTTAG GTGATTCAATTATACTAAATTGCCAGGCAGATGGCACTCCCACGCCGGAAATACTCTGGTACAAGGATGCCAATCCCGTCGATCCCTCGCCGACAGTCGGCATATTCAACGACGGCACCGAGCTGCGGATCTCCACCATTCGGCACGAGGACATCGGAGAGTACACTTGCATTGCACGCAATGGTGAGGGACAAGTCTCCCATACGGCCCGTGTTATAATCGCGGGTGGCGCTGTAATCATG GACAAAGGGAAACCCGACAAACACACTCGCACTAAGTCTAAGTCGAATACCGTCACCGAGAGGCTGACCATAAGA GTGCCACCGACCAATCAAACGAAGCCCGAGGGCGAAAAGGTGATATTCTCCTGCGAGGCTAAGGCCATGCCCGGCAACGTCACTGTTCGGTGGTTCCGCGAGGGATCGCCCGTCCGGGAGGTGGCCGCTCTGGAGACGCGCGTCACAATCCGCAAGGACGGATCGCTCATTATCAATCCCATTAAGCCGGACGACTCGGGCCAGTACCTATGTGAGGTGTCCAACGGGATCGGCGATCCGCAGAGTGCCTCTGCTTACCTCAGCGTCGAAT ACCCCGCCAAGGTAACCTTCACGCCCACAGTGCAGTACCTGCCGTTTAGACTGGCCGGCGTCGTCCAGTGCTACATAAAGTCTAGCCCTCAGCTGCAGTACGTCACCTGGATGAAGGACAAGCGCCTACTGGAGCCCTACCAGATGAAGGACATCGTGGTGATGGCCAACGGATCGCTTCTGTTCACAACCGTGAACGAGGAGCACCAGGGCCAGTACTCGTGCACTCCGTACAACGCACAGGGCACGGCAGGCGCCTCCGGCATCATGGACGTGCTCGTGCGGAAGCCCCCGGCCTTCACCGTGGAGCCAGAGACGCTGTATCAGCGCAAGGTGGGCGACAGCGTGGAGATGCACTGCGACGCCACGGAGGCAGAGGGCACTGACCGACCCACCATCAAGTGGCAGCGGCAGGAGGGCGAGCAACTCTCGGACTCGCAGCGCAACCGCATCAAGATCTCTGGCGGCAACATCACCATCGAAAACCTGCGGCGCGAGGACTTCGGCTACTACCAGTGCGTGGTGTCCAACGAAGTCGCCACCCTGATGGCCGTCACCCAGCTGGTGATCGAAGGCACCCAGCCCCACGCCCCCTACAACATCACCGGCAAGGCCACCGAGTCCTCAATCACGCTCCAGTGGCTGCCGGGGTACAGCGGCGGGTCCGAGTACAAGCAGGACTACACCATTTGGTTTCGGGAGGCTGGCGTGAACGACTGGCAGACCATTTCGGTGACGCCCTCGGGGAGCACGCAGGTCACCATTAACGGGCTGGCCTCGGGCACCACCTACGAGTTTCAGGTGGTGGGCCGCAACGTCCTGGGCGACGGACTGATGAGCAAGGTGATGAACGTGCGCACACTGG AAGACGCTCCGGCAGCGCCACGTAATGTCAAGGCTGCAACACAACCGCCCGACTCCTTTTTTCAGCTAATGCCAGACGAAGCTG gtccCAAGCCCGGCCCTCCCAGGAATGTGTCGGTGACGGAGGTCTCAAACGGATTCCTCATAACGTGGCAGTCGCCGCTGGAGCGGGCGCACATCGTCAAGTTCTACACCATCAAGTACCGGACAGACGCCCAGTGGAAGACCCTCAACCGGGGTCAGATCCGGCCGGAGGAGACGCAATATCTGGTGAAGAACCTGGTCGGCGGACGCACATACTACTTCCGGGTGCTGGCCAACTCAGAGAAGTCCTACGAGTCCAGCGACGAGGTGAAGTTCCCTGTGCCGGCACGAGTCAAGCACAAGGCGATAACCGCCGGCGTCGTTGGGGGCATcctgttttttattgttgcgATCATTTTATCGGTTTGTGCCgtaaaaatttgcaataaacGTAAACGACGAAAACAGGAAAAAG AGTTCAACATGGTAGCTTGCAGGATAACGGATGCTCGTAACATTGCCGCCAATAATCATCACTTGAACAATCGCAGTACGGGCTCAGTTTCCTCTGGTCAAGTGCCTTTAAAAAA TTCCAGGTCCATCCTGTCATAA